A DNA window from Ipomoea triloba cultivar NCNSP0323 chromosome 10, ASM357664v1 contains the following coding sequences:
- the LOC116032366 gene encoding repetitive proline-rich cell wall protein 2-like, giving the protein MGAQSLCRRVLLGFLLSLFIAGFCYGTDESTVRVVGFGECADCKENNIKTSQAFSGLRVTIDCKLENGEMQRKGVGELDKDGKFEVSLPKEIVKEECYAQLHSASAAPCPAHNGIQASKIVAKRDGKHALEPAGNLKFSTAVCQSAFLWPHPKLPPFPKLHPWKKHFPNLPPLPPLKHFGHPFPIPPISIPPIKPLPPKPPIYFPPIKPLPPKPPVYIPPIKPLPPKAPVYVPPVKPLPPPVPIYKPKPKPPVYVPPVKPLPPPVPIYKPKPKPPVYVPPVKPLPPPVPIYKPKPKPPIYVPPVKPLPPPVPIYKPKPKPPVYVPPVKPLPPPVPIYKPKPKPPVYIPPVKPLPPPVPIYKPKPKPPVYVPPVVKPCPPTVPIYKPKPKPPIYIPPIKPLPPPVPIYKPKPPVYIPPVKPLPPPVPIYKPKPPVYIPPVKPLPPPVPIYKPKPPVYIPPVKPLPPPVPIYKPKPPIYIPPIVKPLPPPVPIYKPKPKPPIYIPPIVKPLPPIYKPKPKPPIYIPPIIVKPLPPPIPIYKPLPPIIKKPCPPKIPSLPPFHHPLLPPLPPHIPHP; this is encoded by the exons ATGGGGGCTCAGTCCCTTTGCCGTAGAGTCCTTCTGGGATTCTTGCTGTCATTGTTTATTGCAGGTTTTTGCTATGGTACTGATGAGAGCACAGTCCGGGTGGTTGGGTTTGGAGAATGTGCAGATTGTAAGGAGAATAACATTAAGACCAGTCAGGCATTTTCAG GGCTTCGTGTAACTATTGATTGCAAGCTCGAGAATGGAGAGATGCAAAGAAAGGGAGTTGGAGAGCTAGATAAAGATGGTAAGTTTGAGGTGTCATTGCCTAAGGAAATAGTGAAGGAAGAATGCTATGCACAGCTCCACAGTGCATCTGCTGCACCTTGCCCTGCGCACAATGGCATTCAGGCCTCCAAGATTGTTGCTAAAAGGGATGGAAAGCATGCGTTGGAACCAGCTGGGAATCTGAAATTCTCAACAGCTGTTTGCCAATCGGCTTTCTTGTGGCCACACCCCAAGCTGCCACCCTTCCCTAAGTTGCATCCATGGAAGAAGCATTTCCCTAACCTTCCACCCCTCCCACCATTGAAGCACTTTGGCCACCCTTTCCCTATTCCACCAATTAGCATTCCACCCATCAAGCCACTCCCACCCAAGCCACCAATTTACTTTCCACCCATCAAGCCACTCCCACCCAAACCACCGGTTTACATTCCACCAATAAAGCCACTCCCACCCAAGGCACCAGTTTACGTTCCACCAGTAAAGCCACTCCCACCCCCTGTCCCCATCTACAAGCCTAAGCCTAAGCCACCAGTTTACGTTCCACCAGTAAAGCCACTCCCACCCCCCGTCCCCATCTACAAGCCTAAGCCTAAGCCACCGGTTTACGTTCCGCCAGTAAAGCCACTCCCACCTCCCGTTCCCATTTACAAACCAAAGCCTAAGCCACCGATTTACGTTCCGCCAGTAAAGCCACTCCCACCTCCCGTTCCCATTTACAAACCAAAGCCTAAGCCACCGGTTTATGTTCCACCAGTAAAGCCACTCCCACCTCCCGTCCCCATCTACAAGCCAAAGCCTAAGCCACCGGTTTACATTCCTCCGGTAAAGCCACTTCCACCCCCGGTCCCCATCTACAAGCCAAAACCTAAGCCGCCGGTTTATGTTCCACCTGTAGTCAAGCCATGTCCACCCACCGTCCCCATCTACAAGCCAAAGCCTAAGCCACCCATTTACATTCCACCTATAAAGCCACTCCCACCCCCAGTTCCCATCTACAAGCCAAAGCCACCAGTTTACATTCCACCAGTAAAGCCACTTCCACCCCCCGTCCCCATTTACAAGCCAAAGCCACCAGTTTACATTCCACCAGTAAAGCCACTTCCACCCCCCGTCCCCATTTACAAGCCAAAGCCACCGGTTTACATTCCACCTGTAAAGCCACTTCCACCTCCTGTCCCCATTTATAAACCAAAGCCACCAATTTACATTCCTCCAATTGTAAAGCCACTTCCACCTCCCGTTCCTATCTACAAGCCAAAACCAAAGCCACCAATTTACATTCCTCCAATAGTGAAGCCATTGCCACCTATTTACAAGCCAAAACCAAAACCACCTATTTACATTCCTCCAATAATAGTAAAACCACTTCCACCTCCGATCCCCATCTACAAACCCTTGCCTCCAATAATAAAGAAACCATGCCCACCTAAGATCCCAAGCCTTCCTCCATTCCACCATCCACTCCTCCCTCCTCTGCCTCCTCATATCCCTCACCCATAA